From one Acinonyx jubatus isolate Ajub_Pintada_27869175 chromosome B1, VMU_Ajub_asm_v1.0, whole genome shotgun sequence genomic stretch:
- the CB1H4orf3 gene encoding uncharacterized protein C4orf3 homolog isoform X2 codes for MQAGAAPEDGRDGPRERLALGEAGRQQQNHEVRSQSRAERFPKHSYWLDLWLFILFDLVLFIFVYLLP; via the exons ATGCAGGCGGGCGCGGCGCCTGAAGATGGTCGAGACGGGCCCCGGGAGCGGCTAGCCTTGGGTGAAGCTGGGAGGCAGCAGCAGAATCATGAAGTGCGGTCTCAATCGAGGGCAGAACGGTTTCCAAAACATTCCTACTGGTTGGATCTCTGGCTCTTCATCCTCTTTGACCTGGTGTTGTTTATCTTCGTGTATCTTTTACCCTG A
- the USP53 gene encoding inactive ubiquitin carboxyl-terminal hydrolase 53 isoform X2: MAWVKFLRKPGGNLGKAYQPGSMLSLAPTKGLLNEPGQNSCFLNSAVQVLWQLDIFRRSLRVLTGHVCQGDACIFCALKTIFAQFQHSREKALPSDNIRHALAESFKDEQRFQLGLMDDAAECFENILERIHFHIVPSRDADMCTSKSCITHQKFAMTLYEQCVCRSCGASSDPLPFTEFVRYISTTALCNEVERMMERHERFKPEMFAELLQAANTTDDYRKCPLFYRVTDENAKNSELHLVGMICYTSRHYCAFAFHTKSSKWVFFDDATVKEVGTRWKDVVSKCIRCHFQPLLLFYANPDGTAVSTEDALRQVINWSHYKSVAENMGCEKPIIYKSDNSKENGFGDQAKQKEIQKFPTDNISSFNRNHIQTSGGRGPVKLSHNDQREKIKDISRECALKAIEQRNLLSSQRKDLERGPRKDLGRHRDLVDEDLPHFKSGSPPAPNGFRQYGNPHLYHSQGKGPYKHDRVAHQSQASAQILSSSKSQILAPGEKVTGKVKSDSGTGYDTDSSQDSRDKGSSYSGSSKSRNRGWKPMRETLNVDSIFNESEKRQHSPRHKSNISNKPKCSKDQSFNNWPKENPKQKCLMTIYEDEMKQEIGGRSSLESNGKGAEKNKGLKETKVYGDNWQMQRTESGYESSDHVSNGSANLDSPVIDGNGTVMDISGVKETASCSDQVKTSNLNIEYINCSSQQSKNYLEGFRKELKNLEVGCKSPEFHPESHLQIKNPLIKRSHIIHETNGKLFPSSGPQILKDTAAREHIHQSNEQKLETSSECRFSEWLNTENSERTGLLHIDDNSASGKIMNSNEIVLPSSLWSSHMRPVGLKPETAPLIEQQTMMEQCSSEKSLSREHIIQSACRSDGQMPNLVSHNPPPLPPKKYAITSVPQSEKNGSTHNVKLTETFKANSFSLPKHNLSPDPEPGSEVGTYMNDERLKETFQVKEHVGNTPNYLSGSSTKDFQADLGTVVDEFCQPEIDSSSTCPNETISLTTYFSVDSCMTDTYRLKYHQRPKLYVPESSGFCNDNLLSQSERGLGPVLHNSLGSNCPSEQRYKPSIHCSR, encoded by the exons GTTTTATGGCAATTGGATATATTCCGAAGAAGCTTACGGGTTCTAACTGGACATGTTTGTCAGGGAGATGCCTGTATATTTTGTGCATTGAAG ACAATATTTGCACAGTTTCAACATAGTCGAGAAAAAGCACTTCCTTCGGATAATATAAGACACGCTCTAGCAGAAAGCTTCAAAGATGAGCAGCGATTTCAGCTGGGCCTTATGGATGATGCTGCAGAGTGCTTT gaaaatatattGGAGAGGATTCATTTTCATATAGTGCCAAGCAGAGATGCAGACATGTGTACCTCTAAATCTTGTATCACTCACCAGAAGTTTGCCATGACTCTGTATGAACAG TGTGTGTGTCGTAGCTGTGGAGCATCATCAGATCCTCTACCTTTTACAGAATTTGTGCGGTACATTTCTACAACAGCCCTATG CAATGAAGTGGAAAGAATGATGGAAAGGCATGAACGTTTTAAGCCTGAAATGTTTGCAGAGTTGCTACAAGCGGCAAATACAACTGATGACTATAGGAAATGTCCT cttttttATAGGGTTACTGATGAAAATGCCAAAAATAGTGAACTTCACCTCGTTGGTATGATCTGCTACACCAGCCGACATTATTGTGCCTTTGCTTTTCATACCAAGAGTTCCAAGTGGGTATTTTTTGATGATGCAACCGTGAAAGAG GTTGGAACTAGATGGAAGGATGTGGTCTCCAAGTGTATCCGATGCCACTTCCAGCCACTGCTTTTGTTTTACGCAAACCCAGATGGCACAGCAGTTTCTACTGAAGATGCACTTAGGCAGGTCATCAACTGGTCACATTATAAATCTGTTGCAGAAAATATGG gATGTGAAAAGCCCATAATTTATAAGTCAGATAATTCAAAAGAGAATGGATTTGGTGATCaggcaaaacagaaagaaattcagaaatttcCAACAgataatatttcatcatttaaTCGGAACCACATTCAAACAAGTGGTGGTAGAGGGCCAG TTAAGTTAAGTCACAAtgatcaaagggaaaaaataaaagacatttccaGAGAATGTGCTTTAAAGGCCATTGAACAGAGAAACTTACTTTCATCACAAAGGAAGGATTTGGAGAGGGGACCAAGAAAAGATTTGGGCCGACATAGAG atttggttGATGAAGACCTTCCACATTTCAAGTCTGGATCACCTCCTGCCCCAAATGGCTTTAGGCAATATGGAAATCCACATCTATATCATAGTCAAGGAAAAGGACCATATAAGCATGACCGAGTTGCCCATCAGAGTCAAGCTTCTGCACAAATACTGAGTTCAAGTAAATCCCAGATTCTTGCCCCAGGAGAGAAAGTTACTGGCAAAGTTAAGAGTGACAGTGGCACTGGATATGATACAGACAGCAGCCAAGATTCTAGGGATAAAGGAAGCAGTTACAGTGGCAGCAGTAAAAGCCGGAACCGAGGTTGGAAACCCATGAGGGAAACATTAAATGTTGatagtatttttaatgaaagtgaaaaaaggCAACATAGTCCAAGACATAAATCAAATATCAGTAACAAACCTAAATGTAGCAAAGATCAGAGTTTTAACAATTGGCCAAAGGAGAACCCAAAGCAGAAATGTTTAATGACCATATACGAAGATGAAATGAAGCAGGAAATAGGAGGCAGGAGTTCCCTTGAATCAAAtggaaaaggagcagagaaaaataaaggcctCAAAGAGACTAAAGTTTACGGTGACAATTGGCAGATGCAGAGGACTGAGTCTGGATACGAAAGTAGTGATCATGTCAGTAATGGATCTGCTAATTTGGATTCACCTGTTATCGATGGAAATGGTACAGTAATGGATATCAGTGGTGTTAAAGAAACAGCATCCTGCAG tGACCAGGTTAAAACAAGCAACCTAAATATAGAATATATCAACTGTTCCTCCCAACAGAGCAAAAACTACTTGgaag gcTTCAGAAAAGAACTCAAGAATTTGGAAGTAGGCTGTAAATCTCCTGAGTTCCACCCAGAGTCACATCTACAAATAAAAAATCCTTTGATAAAGAG GTCACATATTATACATGAAACGAATGGAAAGTTGTTCCCTTCGTCAGGTCCACAGATACTGAAGGACACTGCAGCAAGAGAGCATATCCACCAGTCAAATGAACAGAAACTTGAAACATCAAGTGAATGCAGATTTTCTGAGTGGCTTAATACAGAAAATTCTGAGAGAACAGGTTTACTTCACATTGATGATAATTCTGCTTCTGGAAAGATAATGAACAGTAATGAAATAGTCTTACCATCTTCTTTGTGGTCCTCACACATGAGACCTGTCGGGTTAAAGCCAGAAACTGCTCCCCTCATCGAGCAGCAAACTATGATGGAACAGTGTTCCTCTGAGAAGTCTCTATCCAGGGAACATATAATTCAGTCAGCCTGCAGATCTGATGGTCAGATGCCAAACCTTGTTAGCCATAATCCGCCTCCTTTGCCACCAAAGAAATATGCTATAACCAGTGTGCCACAGTCAGAGAAAAATGGTTCCACACATAATGTCAAACTTACAGAGACATTTAAAGCTAATTCTTTTAGTCTTCCAAAGCACAATTTAAGTCCGGATCCAGAACCAGGTTCAGAAGTGGGTACATACATGAATGATGAAAGACTTAAGGAAACATTTCAAGTAAAAGAGCATGTTGGCAACACACCAAACTACCTGTCCGGCTCTTCAACTAAAGATTTTCAGGCAGACTTGGGTACAGTTGTTGATGAGTTTTGCCAACCAGAAATAGACTCTAGTTCTACTTGTCCAAATGAGACCATTTCATTAACTACCTATTTTTCAGTTGATAGCTGCATGACTGATACATACAGACTGAAATACCATCAGAGACCCAAGCTCTATGTTCCGGAGAGCAGTGGTTTTTGTAATGATAATTTGCTATCCCAGAGTGAAAGAGGGCTAGGACCGGTGTTACACAATAGTCTTGGTTCCAACTGCCCTTCTGAGCAAAGATATAAACCTAGTATACATTGTAGTAGATAA
- the USP53 gene encoding inactive ubiquitin carboxyl-terminal hydrolase 53 isoform X1 gives MAWVKFLRKPGGNLGKAYQPGSMLSLAPTKGLLNEPGQNSCFLNSAVQVLWQLDIFRRSLRVLTGHVCQGDACIFCALKTIFAQFQHSREKALPSDNIRHALAESFKDEQRFQLGLMDDAAECFENILERIHFHIVPSRDADMCTSKSCITHQKFAMTLYEQCVCRSCGASSDPLPFTEFVRYISTTALCNEVERMMERHERFKPEMFAELLQAANTTDDYRKCPSNCGQKIKIRRVLMNCPEIVTIGLVWDSEHSDLTEDVVRNLATHLYLPGLFYRVTDENAKNSELHLVGMICYTSRHYCAFAFHTKSSKWVFFDDATVKEVGTRWKDVVSKCIRCHFQPLLLFYANPDGTAVSTEDALRQVINWSHYKSVAENMGCEKPIIYKSDNSKENGFGDQAKQKEIQKFPTDNISSFNRNHIQTSGGRGPVKLSHNDQREKIKDISRECALKAIEQRNLLSSQRKDLERGPRKDLGRHRDLVDEDLPHFKSGSPPAPNGFRQYGNPHLYHSQGKGPYKHDRVAHQSQASAQILSSSKSQILAPGEKVTGKVKSDSGTGYDTDSSQDSRDKGSSYSGSSKSRNRGWKPMRETLNVDSIFNESEKRQHSPRHKSNISNKPKCSKDQSFNNWPKENPKQKCLMTIYEDEMKQEIGGRSSLESNGKGAEKNKGLKETKVYGDNWQMQRTESGYESSDHVSNGSANLDSPVIDGNGTVMDISGVKETASCSDQVKTSNLNIEYINCSSQQSKNYLEGFRKELKNLEVGCKSPEFHPESHLQIKNPLIKRSHIIHETNGKLFPSSGPQILKDTAAREHIHQSNEQKLETSSECRFSEWLNTENSERTGLLHIDDNSASGKIMNSNEIVLPSSLWSSHMRPVGLKPETAPLIEQQTMMEQCSSEKSLSREHIIQSACRSDGQMPNLVSHNPPPLPPKKYAITSVPQSEKNGSTHNVKLTETFKANSFSLPKHNLSPDPEPGSEVGTYMNDERLKETFQVKEHVGNTPNYLSGSSTKDFQADLGTVVDEFCQPEIDSSSTCPNETISLTTYFSVDSCMTDTYRLKYHQRPKLYVPESSGFCNDNLLSQSERGLGPVLHNSLGSNCPSEQRYKPSIHCSR, from the exons GTTTTATGGCAATTGGATATATTCCGAAGAAGCTTACGGGTTCTAACTGGACATGTTTGTCAGGGAGATGCCTGTATATTTTGTGCATTGAAG ACAATATTTGCACAGTTTCAACATAGTCGAGAAAAAGCACTTCCTTCGGATAATATAAGACACGCTCTAGCAGAAAGCTTCAAAGATGAGCAGCGATTTCAGCTGGGCCTTATGGATGATGCTGCAGAGTGCTTT gaaaatatattGGAGAGGATTCATTTTCATATAGTGCCAAGCAGAGATGCAGACATGTGTACCTCTAAATCTTGTATCACTCACCAGAAGTTTGCCATGACTCTGTATGAACAG TGTGTGTGTCGTAGCTGTGGAGCATCATCAGATCCTCTACCTTTTACAGAATTTGTGCGGTACATTTCTACAACAGCCCTATG CAATGAAGTGGAAAGAATGATGGAAAGGCATGAACGTTTTAAGCCTGAAATGTTTGCAGAGTTGCTACAAGCGGCAAATACAACTGATGACTATAGGAAATGTCCT agTAACTgtggccaaaaaataaaaattcgcCGTGTTTTAATGAATTGCCCAGAAATTGTTACAATTGGTTTAGTCTGGGATTCTGAGCATTCTGACTTGACTGAAGATGTTGTTCGGAATCTAGCAACACATCTTTATCTTCCTGGG cttttttATAGGGTTACTGATGAAAATGCCAAAAATAGTGAACTTCACCTCGTTGGTATGATCTGCTACACCAGCCGACATTATTGTGCCTTTGCTTTTCATACCAAGAGTTCCAAGTGGGTATTTTTTGATGATGCAACCGTGAAAGAG GTTGGAACTAGATGGAAGGATGTGGTCTCCAAGTGTATCCGATGCCACTTCCAGCCACTGCTTTTGTTTTACGCAAACCCAGATGGCACAGCAGTTTCTACTGAAGATGCACTTAGGCAGGTCATCAACTGGTCACATTATAAATCTGTTGCAGAAAATATGG gATGTGAAAAGCCCATAATTTATAAGTCAGATAATTCAAAAGAGAATGGATTTGGTGATCaggcaaaacagaaagaaattcagaaatttcCAACAgataatatttcatcatttaaTCGGAACCACATTCAAACAAGTGGTGGTAGAGGGCCAG TTAAGTTAAGTCACAAtgatcaaagggaaaaaataaaagacatttccaGAGAATGTGCTTTAAAGGCCATTGAACAGAGAAACTTACTTTCATCACAAAGGAAGGATTTGGAGAGGGGACCAAGAAAAGATTTGGGCCGACATAGAG atttggttGATGAAGACCTTCCACATTTCAAGTCTGGATCACCTCCTGCCCCAAATGGCTTTAGGCAATATGGAAATCCACATCTATATCATAGTCAAGGAAAAGGACCATATAAGCATGACCGAGTTGCCCATCAGAGTCAAGCTTCTGCACAAATACTGAGTTCAAGTAAATCCCAGATTCTTGCCCCAGGAGAGAAAGTTACTGGCAAAGTTAAGAGTGACAGTGGCACTGGATATGATACAGACAGCAGCCAAGATTCTAGGGATAAAGGAAGCAGTTACAGTGGCAGCAGTAAAAGCCGGAACCGAGGTTGGAAACCCATGAGGGAAACATTAAATGTTGatagtatttttaatgaaagtgaaaaaaggCAACATAGTCCAAGACATAAATCAAATATCAGTAACAAACCTAAATGTAGCAAAGATCAGAGTTTTAACAATTGGCCAAAGGAGAACCCAAAGCAGAAATGTTTAATGACCATATACGAAGATGAAATGAAGCAGGAAATAGGAGGCAGGAGTTCCCTTGAATCAAAtggaaaaggagcagagaaaaataaaggcctCAAAGAGACTAAAGTTTACGGTGACAATTGGCAGATGCAGAGGACTGAGTCTGGATACGAAAGTAGTGATCATGTCAGTAATGGATCTGCTAATTTGGATTCACCTGTTATCGATGGAAATGGTACAGTAATGGATATCAGTGGTGTTAAAGAAACAGCATCCTGCAG tGACCAGGTTAAAACAAGCAACCTAAATATAGAATATATCAACTGTTCCTCCCAACAGAGCAAAAACTACTTGgaag gcTTCAGAAAAGAACTCAAGAATTTGGAAGTAGGCTGTAAATCTCCTGAGTTCCACCCAGAGTCACATCTACAAATAAAAAATCCTTTGATAAAGAG GTCACATATTATACATGAAACGAATGGAAAGTTGTTCCCTTCGTCAGGTCCACAGATACTGAAGGACACTGCAGCAAGAGAGCATATCCACCAGTCAAATGAACAGAAACTTGAAACATCAAGTGAATGCAGATTTTCTGAGTGGCTTAATACAGAAAATTCTGAGAGAACAGGTTTACTTCACATTGATGATAATTCTGCTTCTGGAAAGATAATGAACAGTAATGAAATAGTCTTACCATCTTCTTTGTGGTCCTCACACATGAGACCTGTCGGGTTAAAGCCAGAAACTGCTCCCCTCATCGAGCAGCAAACTATGATGGAACAGTGTTCCTCTGAGAAGTCTCTATCCAGGGAACATATAATTCAGTCAGCCTGCAGATCTGATGGTCAGATGCCAAACCTTGTTAGCCATAATCCGCCTCCTTTGCCACCAAAGAAATATGCTATAACCAGTGTGCCACAGTCAGAGAAAAATGGTTCCACACATAATGTCAAACTTACAGAGACATTTAAAGCTAATTCTTTTAGTCTTCCAAAGCACAATTTAAGTCCGGATCCAGAACCAGGTTCAGAAGTGGGTACATACATGAATGATGAAAGACTTAAGGAAACATTTCAAGTAAAAGAGCATGTTGGCAACACACCAAACTACCTGTCCGGCTCTTCAACTAAAGATTTTCAGGCAGACTTGGGTACAGTTGTTGATGAGTTTTGCCAACCAGAAATAGACTCTAGTTCTACTTGTCCAAATGAGACCATTTCATTAACTACCTATTTTTCAGTTGATAGCTGCATGACTGATACATACAGACTGAAATACCATCAGAGACCCAAGCTCTATGTTCCGGAGAGCAGTGGTTTTTGTAATGATAATTTGCTATCCCAGAGTGAAAGAGGGCTAGGACCGGTGTTACACAATAGTCTTGGTTCCAACTGCCCTTCTGAGCAAAGATATAAACCTAGTATACATTGTAGTAGATAA